A single genomic interval of Stenotrophomonas sp. ZAC14D1_NAIMI4_1 harbors:
- the hflK gene encoding FtsH protease activity modulator HflK: MAWNTPGGNKGGQGPEDNRRGPFGSRGGGNGGGWGGLPGPLKDLFDGGILRWVAAAVVLLVLFSSFQLIGEQQRGVVLRFGQFSRILTPGPNFKLPWPIESVTKVNATEIKTFSIQVPVLTRDENIVNVSLNVQYRIDDPQQYLFGTVDADQVLEQSAQSAVREEVGRADLNSVLNNRGPLAVAAEERLQALLGAFKTGLTVTGLTLQDARPPEEVKPAFDEVNGAQQVKERLINEAQAYAAKVVPEARGQASRARTTAEGYKQAVVSKAEGDAQRFSLLQAQYKDAPEVTRKRLWLETVQQVLSENRKVIGGDGRQLIYVPMTGDTRPSASAPAAVPNPDVVMPSLPGTATEVSRDPGRAVTRPTGRPSGREEGSR, encoded by the coding sequence ATGGCCTGGAATACACCCGGCGGCAACAAGGGCGGACAAGGCCCCGAGGACAATCGACGCGGGCCGTTCGGGTCGCGCGGCGGTGGCAATGGTGGTGGCTGGGGCGGTCTGCCCGGGCCGCTGAAGGACCTGTTCGATGGCGGCATCCTGCGTTGGGTGGCGGCGGCGGTGGTGTTGCTGGTGCTGTTCTCCAGCTTCCAGCTGATCGGCGAACAGCAGCGTGGCGTGGTGCTGCGCTTCGGCCAGTTCTCGCGGATCCTGACCCCAGGCCCGAACTTCAAGCTGCCGTGGCCGATCGAATCGGTCACCAAGGTCAATGCCACCGAGATCAAGACCTTCTCGATCCAGGTGCCGGTGCTGACCCGCGACGAGAACATCGTCAACGTCTCGCTCAACGTGCAGTACCGCATCGATGACCCGCAGCAGTACCTGTTCGGTACCGTCGATGCCGACCAGGTGCTGGAACAGTCCGCGCAGAGCGCGGTGCGCGAGGAAGTCGGCCGCGCCGACCTCAACTCGGTGCTGAACAACCGTGGCCCGCTGGCCGTGGCCGCCGAGGAGCGCCTGCAGGCGCTGCTGGGTGCGTTCAAGACCGGCCTGACCGTGACCGGCCTGACCCTGCAGGACGCCCGTCCGCCGGAGGAGGTCAAGCCGGCCTTCGACGAGGTCAACGGTGCCCAGCAGGTCAAGGAACGCCTGATCAACGAAGCCCAGGCCTACGCCGCCAAGGTCGTGCCGGAAGCCCGTGGCCAGGCCTCGCGTGCCCGTACCACCGCCGAAGGCTACAAGCAGGCCGTGGTGTCCAAGGCCGAGGGTGACGCACAGCGCTTCAGCCTGCTGCAGGCCCAGTACAAGGACGCCCCGGAAGTCACCCGCAAGCGCCTGTGGCTGGAAACCGTGCAGCAGGTGCTGAGCGAGAACCGCAAGGTGATCGGTGGCGATGGTCGCCAGCTGATCTACGTGCCGATGACCGGCGACACCCGTCCCAGCGCCTCGGCGCCGGCCGCGGTGCCGAACCCGGACGTGGTGATGCCGTCGCTGCCGGGTACCGCAACCGAAGTTTCCCGTGATCCGGGCCGGGCCGTGACCCGCCCGACCGGGCGTCCGAGCGGCCGTGAGGAGGGCAGCCGATGA